CTTCACCAACAGCTGTTAAATACAAAACTATTTCATGAGTTCAGGTAACAGCCTGGAACAGGTAATTCAGATGGGGCTGGCAAGACctacttctgcttttgttatCTGTGTGCTTCTATATCAATTGGGgtgaaactgaaacattttttcccctacgcatgggaggaaaaaatgaaggggggaagaaaaatcctgtAGCTAGTTACTTGAAACAAGTAAGACATAGTATTTTTAgttctctgttttcttattaaaatatctGTAGCTATTTAATATAAGGAAAATACttgggagggaaagaaaaaagatgagtTCTTACTACTTGCCTTTGCCTCCAGCTCTTCATATAATGCATAGTTAATCCATAGATAGATGTATCTTTTCCAGTGTCTTTTCTCTTGAATTGGGGGAACATTGGCAATGGCTCTTTCATACACTTCTCGGACAGTCTCAGCATCTGCGTCACTTTCAACTAACCTCAGGTAGTCAAACCATGCATCATAATTATGTGGATTTGCCTTTCAGAAAGataaaagcagggaaagaaacttCAGTAACTACAAATAACAGACCATCTTCCTTTACTTACAGGTTTTATTCAGAATTTCTCCTTAAAATAGATCATCAgaatattaatgaaaactgacAGTCTCAAGTATGCTTAAGCTAGAGCTTTTGGGTTAaagtgcatttatttatttttaatttacctaCAAACGTTCTTTAAGTGAAGGCAAACTGAACtgtgagaagggaagaggaaatcatgaaataTGCAGTATGTGGTGAATAGTATATTGGTGTGCTCTCACAAAGGTATTTACACACAGGTGAGGTGGCCTGTAACGGTTACTGAATAACAGAAGTGAAGTACATTACAAGTTAAACTGCTTTATCCCCCAAGATGACTGTGAAGGGTATCGAGCTATGAGTTAAACGAAAAACTTTGGCTCCACAATCTACATCagaatgcagaaacaaaaagcagtgagTGCAAGTATCGTTCTCTCTTCCATGGATGGAATTCTGCCCCCAAGAAGAACAGCATTCTCTTGGTATTTTCTTGGGTTATCAACGGTAACATAAAACTCATCATCCTTGATAATCCTGAGACACTCATATACCTCAAGCAGTAGCTGGATGTATGATGAGCCCAGAAGATATTTGTAATGCATACCTTCACTTCCTCTTCATACTGGAATCTCCTCTTGCTGACAATGATGTCTTCAATTCCCCTTCTGTCTCCGAACTTCTTCTCAAAGATGGTGTAATTCTTGAAGAGATTTTGGGCCTCCTGTTTTGGAATTCTATCCAAGGCATACTTGTAGATCACCCTTActctttcaaactgaaaatattaaataccaTTTGAGTAGTATTTACAAAGTAGCTCCTGTCCTCCCCCATAATTTCTCCACGAGCTTTTGACAATATTCAATacaacacagaatcatagaacatcTCAACTGAAATGATTGTTTTAGGATAGGACTGACACAGATCTCCCTGAAGAGCCAAGGGGGGGCAGGGTAGGGGTAGGCAGGAATTCTGTAAATACCAAACCCCACCATCTTATTCATTTACAGatttgcaatatttaaaatgtttttaagagcCCATGGTTTTGGGTTCACAGAACATCTTCAATCTCTTAGTGGCCTAGGCACTTTAAAAGAGACTGTCTGGGAAAAACACAACtaattctgattttctttcatgCAGGCCTACATCATCTCAAACTTACAAATCTTGAGGATATGTAACTGATCTGATGACGCTATTCTCAGGCTTGGCAGATTTGGTGCATACCTTTCTTAGAACATACTTCCTTGATGTCACAAAAGCCAAATAGAAGCTAAGTAAAAAACTGTCTCCTTAACTCAGACTACAATAACAGTATCTCATAAGGTGCAGAAAAACATAAGTACTGCAGTGGGTATTAAATGGCTTTGAGTTTGACACTCAAGAAAATCTTGTGGGGGCGGTTAGTATTAGTCTGATGTATTATCAAGATGGTCTTACTTCTTTCTGGTTCTCCTCAAATTTTGCGAAAGCCACATACAAGTGTTCATCCATATGTTCTTCTCCAAAGAACTCCACTGCCCTCTCATATACTTTCCTTGCGTGAGCAAAATAACTGTGCTTCTCTTCAAAGCGAGCATACTTGATCCAGTTCTTAACATCAGGATGAACAATAACAAGTAGAGCTACGTTAAAGAAACAGTGGTATTTGAACTGGAGCCTTCAAATTACATTCTTCCCAGTGATTACAGGGTCATGGACTACACAAAACACCTCCCAAGGACAGCACATGCAAAAAATGCCACTGCAAAGACAACACAAAACAGCTCTAAGCATGAAAAGGCTTTGTGCCTTACTGAgaacttaaaaattaagaaggGATAAAAATCAGGCAACAGTCAGGGAGAAGTTTAAGGAGGAGAAATGTGAAACAAATGACAACTTCAAAAAAGCTGGAAGCATGAGCACTGTTAAATACACACTGCTGTGGCAGGATGAACACTCACTTAATTGAATTTGGAGGCATACACTAAACATGCTTTTAATACCTACTGCTGGCTCTCACCACAGTGGCTTACTCCCCACACACCACAATAAAAAGGAGCACAGGGACACAGCTGGAGGTAGAACAGATAAGAAAGATATGAAAAATGTAGGCTTAAACTTTGTCAGGTGTCACAATGCACTAAAAAGGATATATCTCTCATAAATGGTACGTGCCCTGTCCACCTCTTTGTATCTCAGCTCGAAATTAATGTAGGAATGCCAAGCTTGCTCCTCCGGTTGCCACTCCATCCAACGTTCAAACACCTGACGTGATCCAGCAACATTCCCCAACATTTCTTCCATGTAAGTATACTTATACCTTAGAAAACAAGATCAAGTTTTTACAATCACATAGTAAACACATAAATTACGAGGATTTTTTGAGTGCTTAATAAAAGCATTACTGAGATTTCTTCACCTATTCCCCACCTGATCCGAGATGCCTATAGATACCATTATGATTGAGAGCATGCAGGCACACAAACACCCTTCTCTCCCAAAACCCTTTCCACTTGAAAAGTACAAAACCTTTCCAAAACATaaaccttccttcttctttccccacccccgcccccccgacTAGACTGAAGACttggagaaacagaaaacaatgcatttttgcttgataccaaaatgtaaaaattatctGTAGTCTTTGGGGCCAGAAGCAATGCTTCATCCTCTGCAAACATACCAGAACTGGTTCACCCTGGGGAGAGTGGTAATGGCTCGATCCCAGATATTTCGTGCATGATTAATCTGGCGgttcttcatttccatttctgcatATTTCAGCCAGAGTGTGACATTTCTGTAGTCTACGTCTAAAGCACGCTCGTAAATGGAACGGGCTCTGTAAATCAAAGAGAAGTAAATTGCTTATATAAATGTGCCTCCAAGACTTTGATGGTGTTTGTCAACATGTGTCTTAGAAGACTTATATGTGCTGTCTGCAGATGCGTCGTAATTacctctgtatttcttttaggCTTTCCTCCCATTGTGCGTACTTTATCCAGTTACTGATAACAGTCCTGTTTTTTCTTATGTTATCTTCGAAAGTCTGAGGAGAAAATTATCTTGTAAGTAGGAAATTCCTTTGTGCAAACCAATCTTGTTATACATGGCTTAtggaatattattatttttattggaatGAATTCCAAATGTCTTACCCCCATGCAGATGTAGTAACAAATCATACTCAATAGAACGCTTTCTAAAAATAGTGTAACAGAGAAGCTAGGAGTATAGATCATACAGAACAGGACTAAACTGAAGTTCCTGCAACCTGTACCTGAAATACTGATGGAGTAATAACTGACAGCActaaaatactactttttaaaaaatctcctGCTCGATGTTTCAATAACAACGTTATTTGGACAGAGGAAATCCAGTCATTGCAGAAAACATTGCATATACTTGGATGCACCTGCACAAGCTCATTCACTTTGACTTGTATGTATCATTGCTCTAAACTCTTCTTTAAAGCAAGATGCCTTATTCATACTCCCTGGATCAAACGTGCTAGACAAATTTTGCTGCTCAGTGCAATTGTGAGGGCATCTTCAGTCTTGTGTCGGGCTATCGTCAGGATCAATGCTACTGGTATTTAACACGTGGCTAAACATGGCTTAACACAGTTAACGTGGTGGCTCCTTACTGCCGTTCatatagagaggaaaaaacGATAACATCAAACATTGTTTTTGCAGTGCTGCGGTGCTGATCATCTGACTCCAGTTGCTCTGCACGTGCCCAAGTGAGGTACGCCAGCATCCAGCACAGTAAGGCCCGAAGTCTTCATGAGGAGTCCTAGCCACTACGGTAAGGAGGGAAATGAACACCCACTCAGGGCTGGTACAGGGATGCTGTGGTGTGCTACAACAGTTGCTAGTTCTGAACATATGCATATATGCCTCAGGGAATGATAGCCCTAGTCTATGCTGTCTGTATCTAAACGCTGCCAGCGCTCGGCAATTTTAAGTCCCCTGTTAGGGATATGTTTGCTTTGTTGATCCAGATCAGCAAttatcacaggaaaaaatggaacaaaaccaTAGAAAAGTTTACATAAGCAAAGCAATTCTttcaaataaagaagaaaaaactatACTCAATATCTCACATGTCAGATGGTCAAGTTTCAAGACAATCATCCTAATGATTAGCGTAAAAAGTTGTGTTCTTATGCCATAATcatacagaacagaaacatcACTTGCAAAcatactgtgttttttttcaacagttGAGGTGGAAAAACCAGCATCATTACTGTAAATCCTGCTAATGTTCTGTGACGCTGGCTGGCCAGATATTAGCGGTGATGAAACCACATATAAACCATATACGTGATTCTGAATGTACGGAACATGGTCACATGTGGCATGTCATGTACTACCAGATTTTATGTTAAACACCACGTTCAACTTACAGTTTTTGCACTAAAGTAGCATTGTCTATGAAAACGTTAGGGTTTTCTAAGAACTGCTATTCGTCTGAAAACCCACAAGTAATATTGATTACATCTTctttaaaagacagtaaaactGTCGCAGTTTATACAAGCATCAAGATTATGGTTGGGCTTTTTCCTTTACCTTCCTTTTCCGGAGTTTATAGTCATTTAGCTCTTCAACATCTGTGATCTTCTGTTGCGGCGGCGGGGGAAGAAGTTCGAgttctctctcttttgcttctcttaaaagctgttctgctgTGATCTGCACTTCTGCAGGGGCTTTATTTTTCACCTGTAAAGTAAGGGGGCTTGGCTCACATGTTCCACTGCAAAacttacacacacaccctccgCCGCGGCTCCCGCCATGATTCACTGACACCGGGGGCTCCCCACGTTCACTATTTACCGAAGAGGGACCCGGAGCGCCCCGAGACCGACGGGCTCCTTACGGCCAGCGCTGGCCCGGACCCCGAGGCTCCAGCCCGGGCCCGGGGGTAGGCGAACCCGCGGCCTCCCCGGCGGCGGAGGCCCTCAGGCCGCGCGCTCTGCCCGCTccccgggggccgcggggcgccCAACCGCCCCGGGCCACCCCCCAGCCGCGTgcccgccgcctcctcccgcGCACCTTCGCCACTTTGGGGATCCGCTGCTTGCCGGCCGCCGTAGACGCCATCTTGCCGTCCGTCCCCACGAGCCCCGCCCGTCACCCCTGACCCCACGCAGCGCCGGCGCGCATCGTTGCTGGAGTAACGGCGGCGCGTCCCGACGCCGGCAAggaggcggcgggcggagcTGGGGCCGGCCGGGCTGGCGGCTCCCGGCCGCTCCGCGCTAGCGGGTGAGAGGCTgcggccgcggcccccgcgCTCCCGGAGCGGTCCCCGCGCCCCCTGGCCACGCCCCCTGGGGCTCGGCGGGCTCCGGCTGCCTGCGGGGGCGCGGGcgccccgggccggcggggTTAGCGCGCGTGCCGCGGGCTTCTGAGAGGGGCGGACGGCGCCGGTGAGGGTCGAACGCCCCGGCCAGGCGAGGGGGAGGGCGCTCCGGCCAGGCGAGGCGAGGGGGCCCCGCCTGGCCGCGCTCCCCTGCGGTGCTGCGCGGGCGGGTTCCCGCCGGCCGCTGAGGGGAGCTCCCGCCGTCGCCctgcgcccggccccgcggccgggTCGGGAAGGCAGAGCGCGCGGGTTGCGCTGGGAGGCGGCGGGCACGCGGCGTGCCCCGGCCCGGAGCGCGAGCCATTCTCGACCCGCGCGTTTTGCCGCTGCCCCGCTGCGGGGCGCGGGCGCGTTCCCTTGGGGAAGGGGTGCGTTTGCAACGTgcggtgctgctggctgggcgCCTGGGGCCTTTAGGGAGAGCTGGTGGAGAAGGGgtgttattttttcaagttaaacAATTGACTATCGAAAGGTAGCGTTCcgttttcttcagctgaagaaaccCCAGTGCTACACTTAAGTTCATTAATGACCTTTTAAGATTCCTGCTTGTTTTGATACATGGAGTTGACACTAGTAAAAACCAACTATTTTAGTAGTCTCACAGTTTGCAGTTCCGTAATGAGACATCTAAGTGAATTGTGCAGCCgttttctttactctttttaAGAATCCCCTGACATTTAGCCCAGGGTATAGTTGCCTGCCGCTCCGCGATGAAGAATATGTTCATCTTGCAAATCGATATGCTTGATAAGTTGCTTATGTAAGCTTGTATCgcttttttccttgcagatgtTATTGTTGTATGCAGTAATAAGTACACTGTAGCCTAGCTGGTTCTTTCTGCTTAACCGCAATTCTGTTCACTAACTGCACATGTTAAAATGTGCAGAGAACGTTTTGCCTCAGGTTggttctgggatttttttgtgaatgTATGTAGGCATGGCTGAGACTTGTCCTGTCACTTATAATGATGCCTTGATCGTGTGCGAAAGATGTAGCTGTACACATGACTTTGTATGTAAAAGGTATAAAATTTCCAGGTTTCCTTTGTTACCCCATTTTAGCTGGCATCTGTGCAGCTTAATAATTGGGCATCACATCTGGGTTTGGAGCCAGTGTTAGAAATGGCTCTTGTGTTTGGTAGATCGGTAAAAGTGTTCTGCTAGTCTAGGTATGTTGGTTATTTAGATTCTTTTTGAGTTAGTAATGCTGTATTTTGCACAAGTATATTTaagaaattgcagaaaaatTTTGTGTTTGGTCTATTTGTTTTACATGCCTAATTCTTGACTGTAGCATGACAGGCTACAACATTTTGAGtagcagcacagctgaaagtTAATGAACTGTTAGTTGAAAGTCACAGGTGGTCTGAGCCCCTGTATGTTCTGAAACTGCTAGGTGTGTCAATAAATCACTTGGACCTAGCAAATTTTGTGAACGTGGAacccaaaaatg
Above is a genomic segment from Falco naumanni isolate bFalNau1 chromosome 12, bFalNau1.pat, whole genome shotgun sequence containing:
- the CRNKL1 gene encoding crooked neck-like protein 1, producing MASTAAGKQRIPKVAKVKNKAPAEVQITAEQLLREAKERELELLPPPPQQKITDVEELNDYKLRKRKTFEDNIRKNRTVISNWIKYAQWEESLKEIQRARSIYERALDVDYRNVTLWLKYAEMEMKNRQINHARNIWDRAITTLPRVNQFWYKYTYMEEMLGNVAGSRQVFERWMEWQPEEQAWHSYINFELRYKEVDRARTIYERFVIVHPDVKNWIKYARFEEKHSYFAHARKVYERAVEFFGEEHMDEHLYVAFAKFEENQKEFERVRVIYKYALDRIPKQEAQNLFKNYTIFEKKFGDRRGIEDIIVSKRRFQYEEEVKANPHNYDAWFDYLRLVESDADAETVREVYERAIANVPPIQEKRHWKRYIYLWINYALYEELEAKDAERTRQVYQACVELIPHKKFTFAKIWLLYAQFEIRQKNLPLARRALGTSIGKCPKNKLFKGYIELELQLREFDRCRKLYEKFLEFAPENCTSWIKFAELETILGDIDRARAIYELAIGQPRLDMPEVLWKSYIDFEIEQEEYEKTRNLYRRLLQRTQHVKVWISFAQFELSAGREESLSRCRQIYEEANKAMRNCEEKEERVMLLESWRNFEEEFGTDTTKERIDKLMPEKIKKRRKLQAEDGSDAGWEEYYDYIFPEDTANQPNLKLLAMAKLWKKQQQESEAAEVDPDKDIDES